A stretch of the Bacillus sp. FJAT-18017 genome encodes the following:
- a CDS encoding MATE family efflux transporter gives MYQTFTMKEKMKQIFVMLIPILITQLGMFSMVFFNTVMTGRYNASELAGVAIGSSIWNPVFIGLSGILLAVSPIAAQRIGEKKDKEVASTLSHGIYLGLIIAIIVLIIGAIVLNPLLDFMNLEPRVQDTAHAYLVGLSLGIIPLFIFNVLRSFIYALGITRVVMVILLSSLPFSLFLNYVLIYGYLGFPEMGGAGAGYATSLTYWIICGITFFIIKTKAPFSVYFSLTNFKKVVGKELSEILKIGVPMGLSAFFETSMFALVTILISKFSITTIAAYQSALNIASFMYMIPLSISMALTVLVGFEVGSKRNHDAKVYSWLGIGVSVIIALVTGILVVLFRYQVASLYSNDPAVIALTAAFLIYALFFQLADAIQATALAALRGYKDVNLAFVMTLIAYWLICLPSGYALAHFTSLGATGYWIGLTFGLLAAGVALSARLIYIQKKKFPSGKAIKESLLS, from the coding sequence ATGTATCAAACGTTCACAATGAAAGAAAAAATGAAACAGATCTTTGTAATGCTAATCCCAATCCTGATAACCCAGCTTGGGATGTTTTCAATGGTATTTTTCAATACGGTTATGACGGGACGCTATAATGCTTCCGAACTTGCTGGCGTCGCAATTGGATCGTCAATTTGGAATCCTGTTTTCATCGGTTTAAGCGGAATTCTGCTAGCTGTATCACCGATTGCTGCACAGCGTATCGGGGAGAAGAAGGATAAAGAAGTAGCCTCGACCCTTTCACATGGGATTTACCTGGGACTTATAATTGCAATTATTGTTTTGATTATCGGGGCTATTGTGTTGAATCCGCTGCTCGATTTTATGAATCTAGAGCCACGCGTACAGGACACAGCCCATGCATACCTCGTTGGTTTAAGTCTTGGAATCATTCCGCTATTTATTTTTAATGTTTTGCGCTCATTCATTTATGCACTTGGGATTACAAGGGTAGTCATGGTCATTCTTCTTTCATCGCTGCCGTTCAGCTTGTTTTTGAATTATGTCCTAATTTATGGCTATCTGGGCTTTCCGGAAATGGGCGGAGCCGGAGCGGGTTACGCTACGTCGCTTACTTACTGGATCATTTGTGGCATTACCTTTTTTATTATTAAAACAAAAGCACCATTTTCAGTGTACTTTTCACTAACAAACTTCAAGAAAGTAGTCGGCAAAGAACTCTCCGAGATTCTAAAAATCGGTGTACCAATGGGCTTGTCGGCATTTTTTGAAACAAGCATGTTTGCACTTGTCACAATCCTGATTTCAAAATTCAGCATTACTACAATTGCGGCATATCAGTCTGCATTGAACATTGCTTCGTTCATGTATATGATCCCATTGTCGATTTCGATGGCGCTGACTGTCCTAGTCGGGTTCGAGGTCGGGTCTAAAAGGAACCATGATGCAAAAGTGTACAGCTGGCTCGGTATTGGCGTATCTGTCATTATAGCCTTGGTCACAGGTATACTGGTAGTGTTATTCAGGTACCAGGTTGCCAGCCTGTATTCCAATGATCCCGCCGTTATTGCACTTACCGCTGCATTCTTGATCTACGCATTATTCTTCCAACTTGCTGATGCAATACAGGCGACTGCACTAGCAGCACTGCGCGGCTACAAAGATGTGAACCTGGCATTTGTCATGACCCTGATTGCCTACTGGCTCATCTGCCTGCCATCGGGTTATGCACTAGCACACTTTACCAGCCTGGGTGCGACCGGGTATTGGATTGGCTTGACGTTTGGGCTCCTAGCAGCCGGTGTCGCTCTATCAGCAAGGTTGATTTACATTCAGAAAAAGAAATTCCCGAGCGGCAAAGCGATAAAAGAAAGCCTCTTATCCTAA
- a CDS encoding glutaredoxin family protein: MEDKIIIYTTNDCIECTMVKKVLGEEGIPFEVRDISVNPAFKEEVEKFGYLGVPVTVYGGKAVKGFTNELKEIIEMAK, encoded by the coding sequence GTGGAAGACAAAATCATTATCTATACAACAAATGACTGCATTGAGTGCACAATGGTAAAAAAAGTACTTGGTGAAGAGGGAATTCCATTCGAAGTGAGAGACATTTCAGTAAACCCTGCCTTCAAAGAGGAAGTTGAAAAATTCGGCTACCTTGGTGTCCCAGTTACAGTGTATGGCGGAAAAGCAGTAAAGGGTTTCACAAACGAGCTTAAAGAAATTATTGAAATGGCAAAATAG
- a CDS encoding GNAT family N-acetyltransferase, whose translation MGGNYKLSVEANHEGALFIRESLVQYKKEYISEAYTSPSEDVHIFLRDQNEAIIGGLTGSIKLKCLCVDIFWLDEKLRGMGKGSEILAFAEKYANEKECTLVKLDTFSFQAPDFYTKQGYEIYGELENFPEEGITHYYLFKRLGGK comes from the coding sequence ATGGGCGGCAATTACAAACTTAGCGTTGAAGCCAATCATGAAGGAGCGCTCTTTATCAGGGAAAGTCTCGTCCAATATAAAAAAGAATATATATCGGAAGCCTACACCTCTCCATCTGAAGACGTACATATCTTCCTTCGGGATCAAAATGAAGCAATAATAGGCGGACTGACCGGCTCAATCAAGCTAAAGTGTTTATGCGTTGACATCTTTTGGCTGGACGAAAAGTTAAGAGGCATGGGAAAGGGGAGTGAAATCCTCGCATTTGCCGAAAAGTATGCAAATGAGAAAGAATGCACTCTTGTAAAGCTTGATACCTTCAGTTTCCAAGCGCCTGATTTTTATACAAAGCAGGGCTACGAGATCTATGGTGAACTCGAAAACTTCCCTGAAGAAGGAATTACTCATTATTATCTTTTTAAAAGGCTTGGAGGAAAGTAA
- a CDS encoding DinB family protein: MNEVQTIGKDIFLEQLAAVYDASGWFTGLKDALNGVTFEQAIWQANESSNSIWGNVRHLAYWSEFFLEKYKPGSVGEIVELENARTFDVLEQEKTEENWKKEVERLERAIEGWRNAMNENPGKLNEEDWTKLIAGYLLHTAYHIGQIVTIRKQQESWTASGL; the protein is encoded by the coding sequence ATGAACGAAGTGCAAACAATTGGAAAAGATATATTCCTTGAGCAGCTGGCCGCGGTTTATGATGCATCGGGATGGTTTACAGGACTCAAAGATGCGCTAAATGGTGTCACGTTCGAACAGGCGATATGGCAAGCGAATGAAAGTTCCAACTCGATCTGGGGCAACGTTCGCCACCTTGCGTATTGGAGCGAATTCTTTTTGGAAAAATATAAGCCCGGTTCAGTCGGAGAGATTGTCGAGCTTGAAAATGCGCGTACTTTCGATGTACTAGAACAGGAAAAAACCGAAGAGAATTGGAAGAAGGAAGTCGAACGCCTTGAACGGGCAATTGAAGGCTGGCGTAATGCGATGAATGAAAACCCCGGTAAACTTAATGAAGAAGACTGGACGAAGCTTATTGCTGGATACCTTCTTCATACTGCATACCATATCGGCCAAATTGTAACAATCCGCAAGCAGCAGGAAAGCTGGACTGCTTCGGGGCTTTAA
- the pruA gene encoding L-glutamate gamma-semialdehyde dehydrogenase, whose protein sequence is MSNGIFKIPTPTNEPGNTYAPGTKERETLKAELKRQSETKVEIPVIINGQDVKTDTIKQVVMPHDHQHVLANYSQAGEKELRDAIEAAMAAKEEWANMAWEHRAAIFLKAADLISGPYRDVMNAATMLGQSKTAYQAEIDSAQELIDFLRFGVDYANQIYQIQPASMKNIWNRTDYRPLDGFVLAISPFNFTAIGGNLPAAPAMMGNVVVWKPASTSILANYYFMRILEEAGLPKGVINFVPSRGSQVSEVVLTDPRMSGFHFTGSTSTFQTIWKTVGENIHRYHSYPRLIGETGGKDFVFAHESAQADKVVANLVRGAFEYQGQKCSAASRAYIPASMWEEVKAGMLEEVAKIKVGDVRDFRNFMGAVIDKPAFDSIVSYIEAAKASEDAEILAGGTYDDSKGYFIQPTIILTKNPNFKTLCEEIFGPVLTIYVYENDKLEETLDAVDTASMYALTGAIFAQDRQAIMHLERRLSGAAGNFYINDKPTGAMINQQPFGGSRGSGTNDKAGSVFNMIRWTSPRVIKENFAPTTEVAYPFMDEE, encoded by the coding sequence ATGAGTAATGGAATTTTTAAAATCCCGACACCTACAAATGAGCCTGGCAACACATATGCACCAGGTACAAAAGAACGGGAAACCTTAAAAGCTGAATTAAAACGACAATCTGAAACCAAAGTTGAGATCCCTGTCATTATAAATGGCCAGGATGTAAAGACAGATACAATCAAGCAAGTTGTTATGCCGCATGACCATCAGCATGTTCTTGCCAACTACTCCCAGGCCGGGGAAAAAGAACTGCGTGATGCAATTGAAGCAGCAATGGCTGCGAAAGAAGAATGGGCAAATATGGCATGGGAACACCGTGCAGCTATTTTCCTTAAAGCAGCCGACCTAATCTCTGGTCCATACCGTGATGTCATGAATGCTGCAACTATGCTTGGCCAGTCCAAAACAGCTTACCAGGCAGAAATCGATTCTGCACAGGAATTGATAGACTTCTTGCGTTTTGGTGTCGATTACGCAAATCAAATCTATCAAATCCAGCCTGCAAGCATGAAGAATATTTGGAATCGTACAGATTACCGTCCATTGGATGGCTTCGTATTGGCGATTTCTCCATTCAACTTCACAGCAATTGGCGGGAACCTGCCTGCAGCACCTGCGATGATGGGTAACGTGGTTGTTTGGAAGCCAGCATCAACTTCGATCCTTGCAAACTACTACTTTATGCGAATCCTTGAAGAAGCAGGATTGCCAAAAGGTGTTATCAATTTCGTTCCATCACGTGGTTCACAGGTATCAGAAGTGGTACTGACGGATCCTCGTATGTCCGGATTCCACTTTACTGGATCAACAAGCACGTTCCAGACAATTTGGAAAACAGTTGGCGAAAACATCCATAGATACCACTCGTATCCTCGCCTAATTGGGGAAACAGGCGGTAAAGACTTTGTCTTTGCACACGAAAGTGCGCAAGCTGATAAAGTTGTAGCCAACCTTGTCCGCGGTGCATTTGAATACCAGGGACAAAAATGTTCAGCAGCTTCCCGTGCTTACATTCCTGCAAGCATGTGGGAAGAAGTAAAAGCTGGCATGTTGGAAGAAGTTGCGAAAATTAAAGTCGGCGATGTCCGCGACTTCAGGAACTTCATGGGAGCTGTCATCGACAAGCCTGCATTTGATTCAATTGTCAGCTACATTGAAGCTGCAAAAGCTTCTGAAGACGCAGAAATACTTGCTGGCGGTACGTATGATGATTCTAAAGGATATTTCATCCAGCCGACCATCATTCTGACGAAGAATCCAAACTTCAAAACGTTGTGTGAAGAGATTTTCGGACCAGTCCTCACCATTTACGTTTATGAGAATGACAAACTGGAAGAAACATTGGATGCAGTGGATACAGCTTCCATGTATGCATTAACTGGTGCTATCTTTGCACAAGATCGCCAGGCAATCATGCATCTGGAACGCCGCTTGTCCGGAGCAGCAGGTAACTTCTACATCAATGACAAGCCAACTGGCGCTATGATCAACCAGCAGCCATTCGGCGGTTCCCGTGGATCAGGAACAAACGATAAAGCAGGTTCTGTATTCAACATGATTCGTTGGACCAGCCCTCGCGTTATCAAAGAAAACTTTGCTCCAACTACAGAAGTAGCTTATCCATTTATGGATGAAGAATAA
- a CDS encoding Cof-type HAD-IIB family hydrolase, which translates to MNKDQLDIKLIALDMDGTLLNEVHKVSEANREAIRQAEAKGVKVVLSTGRSLATCKEYAVSLQLSSYLVTVNGAEVWGPDGELVARNPVSIPLMKWMHDLSTEHKTKFWAISTNGVFREKMPDDFDQREWLKFGFDIPNDEIRAAILALLKEKGELEVSNSSPTNIEVNSVGINKAAALNQVCDLLSIKMENVMAVGDSLNDILMIKEAGLGIAMGNAQDVVKEAADWVTAPNTEDGVAKAIQKWVL; encoded by the coding sequence ATGAATAAAGACCAGCTAGACATTAAACTGATTGCATTGGATATGGATGGAACATTGCTGAATGAAGTGCACAAAGTTTCGGAGGCAAATCGTGAAGCTATTAGGCAGGCGGAGGCTAAAGGTGTAAAGGTTGTCCTTAGTACAGGGCGGAGCCTGGCGACTTGCAAGGAATATGCAGTATCCCTGCAATTATCCTCATACCTGGTGACCGTAAATGGTGCAGAAGTTTGGGGGCCGGATGGAGAGCTCGTTGCCCGAAACCCTGTCAGCATTCCATTAATGAAGTGGATGCACGATCTATCTACTGAACATAAAACTAAGTTCTGGGCAATCAGCACAAACGGGGTTTTCAGAGAGAAGATGCCGGACGACTTCGATCAGCGTGAATGGTTGAAGTTTGGTTTTGATATACCAAACGATGAAATTAGGGCGGCAATTTTAGCGTTGCTCAAGGAAAAAGGCGAGCTCGAAGTCAGCAACTCAAGCCCGACCAATATCGAGGTTAATTCTGTCGGGATCAATAAGGCCGCAGCGTTGAATCAGGTGTGCGATCTGCTTTCGATCAAAATGGAAAACGTGATGGCAGTCGGTGACAGCCTGAATGACATACTTATGATAAAAGAAGCAGGGCTTGGCATCGCGATGGGCAATGCCCAGGACGTAGTCAAGGAGGCAGCAGACTGGGTCACCGCACCAAACACAGAAGATGGAGTTGCAAAAGCAATCCAAAAATGGGTGCTTTAA
- a CDS encoding peptidoglycan D,D-transpeptidase FtsI family protein has product MKNLKQKKKKKRYVPLRLNLLFLGVFVLFSMLIVRLGIVQIVYGNDFKREVERTEDVTVKYPVPRGKMYDRNKNIIVDNTPLNAIIYTKYQNTKPEEMLETARKLAKLIDKKPGKIPEWELIDYWLLNNEKEAKAKITIKEWDLYDEKKLKDKDIYRLQVERVTKAELESITSDRTEMEVLAIYRKFKAGYAQSPQIVKSGRNQKSPEDDKDAEIVTDKEFAAVSENLEDLPGVDTTTDWKRKHVFGDTLRSILGNVSDDEKGLPKQRLDYYMSRGYSRNDRVGTSYIEQQYEDILRGQKAQVKNETDKKGTIIETKLVSEGKRGKDIVLTIDMDLQRAVEKIIEDELWAGKRSGSSPLLDRAFVVLTNPHTGEILTMAGKKIERDKETGKYEMGDYALGTFTTSYNVGSAVKGATIYTGFKEGVIVPGSTFYDAPLLIKDTDEKSSWKAGIGTTNDIRALELSSNVYMFHIAIKIGGAFYKPNQPLSINLDGFNKMRSSFGQLGLGTRTGIDLPGESAGFPGPLEGGKLLDLAIGQYDTYTPMQLAQYVSTIANGGKRVQLHILKEIREPELDNKELGPLIKEFQPKVLNKLDGSQVWIDQIHKGFWRVMHGSEGTATRTFSKAAYNPAGKTGTAESFYDGFERKNFGKIPPAVMNLSLVSYAPADKPEVAMAVVVPWAYSGSRGPGYNSTIGKKVLDAYFELKEKRQKENEPAENSATTP; this is encoded by the coding sequence GTGAAGAATTTGAAGCAAAAGAAAAAGAAAAAGCGATATGTACCTCTCAGGTTGAACCTGCTGTTCCTAGGTGTATTTGTATTGTTTTCCATGTTGATTGTTCGGCTAGGCATCGTCCAAATTGTGTATGGCAATGATTTTAAGAGAGAAGTAGAACGGACTGAGGATGTTACTGTAAAATATCCTGTTCCCAGGGGGAAGATGTATGACCGGAACAAAAATATTATCGTGGATAATACTCCTTTAAATGCAATTATTTATACGAAATACCAGAACACCAAACCAGAAGAAATGCTTGAAACTGCCAGGAAACTGGCAAAACTGATTGATAAAAAGCCGGGGAAAATACCCGAGTGGGAATTAATAGATTACTGGCTTTTGAATAACGAGAAAGAGGCAAAAGCTAAAATAACCATAAAAGAATGGGATTTATATGATGAAAAGAAATTGAAAGACAAGGATATTTACCGGCTTCAAGTAGAACGGGTGACAAAAGCCGAACTTGAAAGCATCACGAGCGACAGAACTGAAATGGAAGTGCTCGCTATTTACAGGAAGTTTAAAGCAGGCTATGCGCAGTCGCCTCAAATCGTTAAAAGCGGCAGAAATCAGAAAAGCCCTGAAGATGATAAAGATGCTGAAATCGTAACCGATAAGGAGTTCGCTGCGGTAAGTGAGAACCTTGAAGATCTTCCCGGAGTAGATACGACGACTGATTGGAAACGGAAGCATGTATTCGGGGACACCCTCAGATCGATTCTCGGTAATGTATCTGATGATGAAAAGGGGCTTCCGAAACAAAGGCTCGACTACTATATGTCGAGGGGATACAGCAGGAACGACAGAGTTGGTACAAGCTATATCGAACAGCAATATGAGGATATTCTCCGAGGCCAGAAGGCCCAAGTCAAAAACGAAACAGATAAGAAAGGGACAATTATTGAGACGAAGCTTGTGTCAGAGGGAAAACGGGGAAAGGACATTGTCCTAACCATTGACATGGACCTGCAGAGAGCTGTTGAGAAAATAATTGAAGACGAACTATGGGCTGGAAAAAGAAGCGGCAGTTCACCTCTTCTTGATAGGGCATTTGTTGTCCTTACCAATCCACATACCGGCGAGATCCTGACCATGGCCGGGAAAAAGATTGAGAGAGATAAGGAAACGGGAAAGTATGAAATGGGCGATTATGCCTTAGGTACCTTTACCACATCCTATAATGTCGGTTCTGCTGTAAAAGGAGCAACCATATATACAGGATTTAAAGAAGGTGTGATAGTACCCGGTTCTACATTTTATGACGCCCCCTTACTGATTAAAGATACAGATGAAAAATCTTCATGGAAAGCTGGGATTGGCACAACTAATGATATTAGGGCCCTTGAGCTTTCCTCAAACGTCTATATGTTTCACATTGCGATAAAAATTGGAGGAGCATTTTATAAACCCAATCAGCCTTTAAGTATAAATTTGGATGGTTTTAATAAAATGAGATCATCATTCGGCCAGTTGGGGCTAGGAACCAGAACAGGCATTGACCTTCCTGGAGAGTCGGCGGGATTCCCGGGTCCATTAGAAGGGGGCAAGCTGCTAGACTTGGCGATTGGCCAGTATGATACGTATACCCCGATGCAGCTGGCGCAATATGTTTCCACAATTGCCAATGGAGGAAAAAGGGTTCAACTCCATATTTTAAAAGAGATACGCGAGCCGGAATTGGATAATAAGGAACTCGGCCCCTTGATCAAGGAGTTTCAGCCGAAGGTCTTGAACAAACTCGATGGCAGTCAGGTTTGGATTGATCAAATCCATAAAGGGTTCTGGCGCGTCATGCATGGTTCTGAAGGAACAGCAACTCGAACATTCTCCAAAGCAGCATACAATCCAGCTGGAAAAACCGGAACTGCTGAATCTTTTTATGATGGCTTTGAGCGGAAAAACTTCGGGAAAATCCCTCCTGCGGTTATGAATCTCAGCCTGGTCAGCTATGCTCCGGCTGATAAACCGGAAGTGGCAATGGCGGTCGTTGTGCCATGGGCTTATTCAGGAAGCCGCGGTCCCGGTTATAATAGCACGATTGGAAAAAAAGTGCTCGATGCGTATTTTGAGCTTAAAGAAAAGCGGCAAAAAGAAAACGAGCCAGCTGAAAATAGCGCTACAACCCCTTAA
- the kynA gene encoding tryptophan 2,3-dioxygenase gives MSNEEINATKSESTIHTDFSNNMTYGEYLQLDKILSAQSRLTGHHDEMLFIIIHQVTELWMKLILHEVQAAIVSIKKGDLASAQKNLARVSKTQSQIIQAWDVLSTLTPSEYTEFRDSLGQASGFQSFQYRMLEFALGYKTPHILKIYQKDSELLEVLQKAYEAPGLYDVAIDALHRAGIPVDEEVLQRDFTKAYKENESVKAAWMIVYKNPKVYWELYELAEKLVDIEDWLQQWRFRHMKTVERIIGFKKGTGGSSGVGYLKKVLDQRFFPELWAIRTEL, from the coding sequence ATGAGCAACGAAGAAATCAATGCAACCAAATCTGAATCAACCATCCATACCGATTTTTCGAATAATATGACCTACGGTGAATACTTGCAGCTGGATAAAATTCTGTCAGCACAAAGTCGCTTGACCGGCCATCATGATGAAATGTTATTTATTATCATCCACCAGGTGACCGAGCTATGGATGAAACTGATTCTCCATGAAGTTCAAGCGGCAATTGTTTCTATAAAAAAAGGCGACCTGGCTTCTGCTCAAAAAAACCTGGCCCGTGTCTCAAAGACCCAATCACAAATTATTCAGGCCTGGGATGTCCTTTCGACACTGACGCCTTCTGAATATACGGAGTTCCGCGATTCCCTTGGCCAGGCTTCAGGCTTTCAATCATTTCAATACAGAATGCTTGAATTCGCGCTTGGTTACAAAACACCTCACATCCTCAAAATCTATCAAAAGGATTCCGAGTTATTGGAGGTGCTCCAAAAAGCGTACGAAGCTCCCGGACTCTATGATGTGGCAATCGATGCGCTTCATAGGGCCGGGATTCCAGTGGATGAAGAGGTTCTGCAACGGGATTTTACAAAGGCGTACAAGGAGAACGAGTCTGTCAAAGCTGCTTGGATGATAGTCTACAAAAACCCGAAAGTCTATTGGGAACTGTACGAGCTCGCCGAAAAGCTGGTTGATATCGAAGACTGGCTCCAGCAATGGCGCTTCCGCCATATGAAGACGGTTGAAAGAATCATAGGCTTCAAGAAGGGGACCGGCGGCTCATCTGGAGTAGGCTACCTGAAAAAAGTGCTCGACCAGCGATTTTTCCCTGAGCTATGGGCAATCAGAACAGAACTTTAG
- the kynB gene encoding arylformamidase: MKKWIDISQPLDDTIGHWPGDTPFSYETAFTKEQTGSVNIGRITTSLHTGTHVDAPFHFDNSGAKIIDLDIEVFIGAARVIDVSSFSRIDRNALSSFNLDGVKRLLLKTSIPNNPQLFPEKIPVIEADIAAYLGEKGVILIGVDVPSVDPLDSKDMETHHAFHQHRIHILENIMLDRVEDGEYELIALPLPLKDADGSPVRAVLRRLEGGSA, from the coding sequence ATGAAAAAATGGATCGATATTTCACAACCACTAGATGATACAATTGGCCATTGGCCAGGTGACACGCCATTTAGCTATGAAACTGCTTTTACAAAGGAACAAACGGGCTCCGTCAACATCGGCCGTATCACCACAAGCCTTCACACAGGAACCCATGTTGACGCGCCGTTTCATTTTGATAATAGTGGCGCCAAAATCATCGACCTTGATATTGAGGTGTTTATTGGGGCTGCCCGGGTGATAGATGTTTCTTCTTTTTCCAGGATTGATAGAAATGCTCTAAGTAGTTTCAACCTGGACGGAGTGAAGCGGCTGTTATTGAAAACATCCATCCCGAATAACCCGCAGCTATTTCCTGAAAAGATTCCGGTCATTGAAGCAGACATTGCGGCTTATCTTGGTGAAAAGGGCGTTATCTTAATCGGCGTCGATGTCCCGTCCGTTGACCCGCTCGACAGCAAGGACATGGAAACGCACCATGCCTTTCATCAGCATCGGATTCATATTTTGGAAAACATCATGCTTGATAGGGTGGAAGATGGTGAGTATGAGCTGATTGCACTGCCGCTTCCGCTAAAAGATGCTGACGGAAGCCCAGTCCGTGCAGTGCTTAGAAGACTGGAAGGGGGATCTGCATGA
- the kynU gene encoding kynureninase: MDITYEFAKELDRQDPLARFRDEFYINKGMIYVDGNSLGLLSKRAEASLLQLMESWKTLGIDGWTSGENPWFYLAETLGAKMAPLVGAAAEEVIVTGTTTANLHQLAATFYKPSGKRTKILADELNFPSDIYALQSQLQLKGFDPDEHLIRVKSRDGQTLREEDIIGAMSEDIALIVLPGVLYRSGQVLDIELLTKEAHKRGIPIGFDLCHSIGAIPHELSSWDVDFAFWCTYKHLNGGPGASGGLYVNNRHFGTVPGLAGWFSSNKEKQFDMEHALTPADDAGAFQIGTPNILSMAPLIGSLEMFKEAGMAEIRKKSLGLTEYLMRLIESELKNHGLIIRNPLDFKTRGGHIFLEHPEAARICKALKADGVIPDFRSPNGIRLAPAALYNTFEDVWNTVQILKAIMVDEKYKQFENKRGVVA, translated from the coding sequence GTGGACATTACATATGAATTTGCAAAAGAACTTGACCGGCAGGACCCGCTTGCAAGGTTCAGGGATGAATTTTATATAAACAAAGGGATGATTTACGTGGATGGCAATTCTCTGGGGCTTCTTTCGAAAAGGGCAGAGGCGTCCCTGCTTCAACTTATGGAATCGTGGAAAACGCTTGGAATTGACGGCTGGACTTCCGGGGAAAATCCCTGGTTTTACCTCGCCGAAACTCTCGGGGCAAAGATGGCTCCGCTTGTTGGAGCAGCTGCCGAGGAAGTGATTGTAACTGGGACTACCACGGCGAACCTTCACCAGCTTGCTGCAACATTTTACAAACCTTCCGGAAAAAGAACAAAGATTCTCGCGGACGAACTCAATTTTCCCAGCGATATTTATGCCCTGCAAAGCCAGCTTCAATTAAAAGGTTTTGACCCGGATGAGCATCTAATTCGAGTGAAAAGCCGTGACGGCCAAACACTGCGAGAGGAAGACATCATCGGTGCCATGTCGGAGGATATTGCCTTGATTGTTCTGCCTGGTGTATTGTACCGGAGCGGTCAAGTCCTTGATATCGAGCTTTTAACAAAAGAAGCGCACAAACGTGGTATCCCGATCGGTTTCGACCTTTGCCATTCGATTGGGGCAATTCCTCATGAGCTTAGCAGTTGGGATGTCGACTTCGCGTTTTGGTGCACATACAAACATTTAAACGGAGGACCGGGAGCCTCTGGCGGCCTATACGTAAACAACCGCCATTTCGGAACAGTGCCAGGTCTTGCCGGCTGGTTCAGCTCCAACAAGGAAAAGCAATTCGATATGGAACACGCGCTGACTCCAGCGGATGATGCTGGAGCATTTCAGATTGGCACACCAAACATTCTCAGCATGGCTCCACTAATCGGTTCTCTTGAAATGTTCAAAGAGGCTGGCATGGCAGAAATTCGAAAAAAATCACTGGGATTGACAGAATATCTTATGCGCTTGATAGAAAGTGAATTGAAAAACCATGGATTGATTATACGAAATCCTCTGGATTTTAAAACACGCGGAGGGCATATCTTTCTGGAGCATCCGGAAGCAGCGAGGATTTGCAAGGCACTGAAGGCGGATGGAGTCATCCCGGATTTTCGCTCGCCGAATGGAATCCGGCTTGCACCGGCAGCCCTCTACAATACATTCGAGGACGTCTGGAATACCGTCCAAATTCTAAAAGCAATTATGGTCGATGAAAAATACAAGCAGTTCGAAAACAAACGCGGAGTTGTGGCATGA
- a CDS encoding VOC family protein: MKQHITPYLSFNGNARSALEKYQDVFGGELEGLQTYGEADYPTPPGANDLLIHGRFRKGDLTIMVSDAAAGHEVTIGSNVSLVLEFESEEEIRNAYEKLSDNGTVYMELQKTFWGATYAKVRDEFGITWELNFQE; the protein is encoded by the coding sequence ATGAAACAGCATATTACGCCATATCTTAGTTTTAACGGAAATGCCCGCTCTGCTCTGGAAAAATATCAGGATGTTTTCGGGGGCGAACTTGAGGGTCTGCAAACGTACGGGGAGGCTGATTATCCAACACCGCCTGGAGCCAATGACCTTCTCATTCATGGCCGGTTCCGCAAAGGTGACCTGACCATCATGGTCTCAGATGCAGCTGCAGGACATGAAGTTACAATAGGAAGCAATGTTTCACTTGTTCTGGAATTTGAAAGTGAGGAAGAAATCAGAAATGCCTATGAAAAGCTTTCTGATAACGGCACAGTTTACATGGAACTGCAAAAAACATTCTGGGGAGCGACCTACGCCAAGGTCCGCGATGAATTCGGAATTACTTGGGAGCTGAACTTCCAGGAATAG